Proteins from one Mucilaginibacter jinjuensis genomic window:
- a CDS encoding MauE/DoxX family redox-associated membrane protein, which translates to MQIFRNISIVILVIFYAIAGINHFWHPRGYVKIIPDYIPYPSLMNIISGACELIFSLMMIFPATRPLAGWLIVAMLAAFLPVHITMVYDAPMKVGKLEVTPFIAWARLLLQPVLMYWVWWGTRV; encoded by the coding sequence ATGCAAATCTTTAGAAATATTAGCATAGTAATTCTTGTCATTTTTTATGCAATTGCCGGCATAAACCATTTTTGGCATCCAAGAGGATACGTTAAGATCATCCCCGACTATATACCCTACCCATCTCTGATGAACATTATATCGGGTGCGTGTGAACTGATATTCAGCCTGATGATGATTTTTCCGGCCACCCGCCCGCTGGCGGGCTGGCTGATTGTGGCCATGTTGGCCGCTTTTTTACCCGTACATATTACCATGGTTTATGACGCGCCAATGAAGGTTGGCAAACTGGAAGTAACACCTTTTATTGCATGGGCGAGATTATTATTACAACCGGTGCTGATGTATTGGGTCTGGTGGGGTACGAGGGTGTAG
- the hemC gene encoding hydroxymethylbilane synthase, which translates to MERKLLIGTRGSDLALWQANFVKNELASIGVSAELKIIKTQGDRILNLSFDKLEGKGFFTKEIEEELLAGKIDIAVHSHKDLPTENPAGLIIAAVSEREDPSELLLILKDCVDVHQKLSVKFGGRVGTSSNRRRAQLLAVRPDLEIDDLRGNVNTRIQKLRDEKYDAIMLAKAGISRLGLDLSEFLIEELPPTELIPAPAQGVMAIQIRENDHELFERLQALNRPDVAEQLGVERKVLNLFGGGCHLPLGVYCRKHEGKFQIFTSKADDGEGFPDRLFIETDDLEGLPEKIVARFGKDRKFPSKVFISRDLGSQSYFRRALEKHGIEIEAWSLIRTVPVINTFDSYILRSVEWIFFTSKNAVEYFFQLEPKFAHPVKFGVMGSGSEDMLRKNGHFADYVGQSNDTAEVARDFAKLANGTTILFPGAENPMRSIHQGLSADTKIIDLPVYETVLDETAPASSADVLVFTSPSNVENYFEHHLLDNHQQIVAIGKSTGRTLDELNIKYTLPFSPDEIGLAEAVFGL; encoded by the coding sequence TTGGAAAGAAAATTACTCATAGGAACACGCGGCAGCGATCTTGCTTTATGGCAGGCTAACTTTGTTAAAAACGAACTGGCCAGCATAGGCGTTTCTGCCGAACTTAAGATTATTAAAACACAGGGCGACCGCATCCTGAACCTGAGCTTTGATAAGCTGGAGGGTAAAGGGTTTTTCACCAAAGAGATTGAAGAAGAATTATTGGCTGGCAAAATTGATATAGCTGTACACTCACACAAAGATCTGCCGACTGAGAACCCCGCGGGGCTTATCATCGCAGCAGTTTCTGAAAGGGAAGACCCATCTGAGTTGTTGTTGATTTTGAAGGATTGTGTCGATGTTCATCAAAAGCTGTCGGTAAAGTTTGGCGGCCGTGTAGGTACCTCATCAAACCGTCGCCGTGCCCAGTTATTGGCTGTACGCCCCGATCTGGAGATTGATGATTTGCGTGGCAACGTAAATACCCGTATCCAAAAACTGCGCGACGAAAAATATGATGCTATTATGCTGGCTAAAGCCGGTATATCACGTTTAGGATTAGACCTGAGCGAGTTTTTAATAGAAGAATTACCCCCAACAGAACTAATCCCTGCACCGGCGCAAGGCGTTATGGCCATACAGATCCGCGAAAATGACCACGAGTTATTTGAACGCCTGCAAGCCCTTAACCGCCCTGATGTTGCCGAGCAATTAGGCGTTGAGCGTAAGGTGTTAAACCTGTTTGGCGGTGGCTGCCATTTGCCATTGGGTGTATATTGCCGCAAGCACGAAGGTAAGTTTCAGATTTTTACTTCTAAGGCTGATGATGGCGAAGGCTTCCCTGACCGTTTATTCATCGAAACTGATGATCTGGAGGGTTTGCCTGAAAAGATAGTTGCCCGTTTCGGCAAAGACCGCAAATTCCCGTCAAAAGTATTTATATCCCGTGATTTGGGTTCGCAAAGTTATTTCCGCCGTGCGTTGGAGAAGCATGGTATCGAGATCGAGGCATGGTCGTTAATACGTACCGTACCTGTAATCAATACATTCGATTCATATATTTTACGCAGTGTGGAGTGGATCTTCTTTACCAGTAAAAATGCGGTTGAATATTTCTTCCAGTTAGAGCCTAAGTTTGCACACCCGGTTAAGTTTGGTGTAATGGGTAGTGGCTCAGAAGATATGTTGCGGAAGAATGGCCACTTTGCCGATTATGTTGGCCAAAGCAACGATACTGCCGAAGTAGCCCGCGATTTTGCGAAACTGGCTAACGGTACTACGATATTATTCCCCGGTGCAGAAAATCCAATGAGGAGTATCCACCAGGGGTTATCTGCCGATACCAAGATCATTGATCTGCCGGTTTATGAAACCGTGCTGGATGAAACCGCACCGGCATCATCTGCAGATGTATTGGTATTCACCAGCCCATCAAACGTTGAAAATTATTTCGAACATCATCTCTTGGATAATCACCAGCAAATTGTAGCCATCGGCAAATCAACCGGCCGCACGCTCGATGAACTGAATATAAAATATACATTGCCTTTTTCGCCCGATGAAATCGGTTTGGCAGAGGCGGTGTTTGGACTTTAA
- a CDS encoding thiamine pyrophosphate-dependent enzyme, whose protein sequence is MAKNVAEQLVDMLISAGIKRIYAVTGDSLNEVNDAVRRTDGKVQWIHVRHEEAGAYAAAAESELSGLACCAGSSGPGHVHLINGLYDAHRAGTPVIAIASTCATTEFGTEFFQETNTIKLFDDCSHYNQIATTPAQLPRMLQTGIQHALAKKGVSVIGLPGDLTKMDAVEISTSIINYVTAPVIRPGDHELQELAALLNSHEKITIFCGIGASKAHDEVVELSKKLNAPVGYSFRGKMSIQHDNPNEVGMTGLLGLPSAYHSMHQSEVLVLLGTDFPYEQFLPTDIKIVQLDTKPERIGRRAKVSMGLCGTTEDTLKALLPLIEQKNDDSFLQTQLKFYDKVKDNLQTYVDDKGKKNKIHPEYVAATLNKLATNDAIFTVDTGMCCVWGARYIHATGKRSMLGSFNHGSMANAMPHAIGAALTCPDRQVIAMCGDGGISMLLGDLATISQYNLPIKIVVFNNRSLGMVKLEMEVAGLPDYQTDMHNPDFAMVAQAMGIKGVTVNDPDMVEQAIREALMFNGPVLLNVMTDPNALAMPPKVEFEQIKGMALSMSKLILNGQMDEVLETVKSNIKHVKDLL, encoded by the coding sequence ATGGCTAAAAACGTAGCAGAGCAATTGGTAGATATGCTGATCTCGGCAGGTATCAAAAGAATTTATGCCGTTACCGGCGACAGTTTAAACGAAGTTAATGATGCCGTTAGGCGCACCGATGGCAAGGTGCAATGGATCCACGTCCGCCACGAGGAGGCAGGTGCTTATGCAGCTGCAGCCGAATCGGAACTGAGCGGACTTGCTTGCTGTGCTGGTAGTAGTGGCCCCGGCCACGTGCATTTAATAAACGGTTTGTATGATGCGCACCGTGCAGGCACGCCGGTTATTGCCATTGCATCTACCTGCGCCACTACCGAGTTTGGTACCGAATTTTTCCAGGAGACGAATACAATAAAATTATTCGATGATTGCAGCCATTATAACCAGATAGCCACCACGCCTGCACAATTACCACGGATGCTGCAAACCGGGATACAGCATGCACTGGCCAAAAAAGGCGTGTCTGTTATTGGCCTGCCCGGCGATCTCACTAAAATGGATGCTGTTGAGATAAGCACTTCCATCATTAATTATGTGACTGCCCCGGTAATCCGCCCTGGCGATCATGAGTTACAGGAGCTGGCTGCTTTACTGAATTCTCACGAAAAGATTACCATCTTTTGCGGTATCGGCGCATCAAAAGCGCATGATGAAGTGGTCGAACTTTCTAAAAAGTTGAATGCGCCGGTAGGTTATTCGTTCCGTGGAAAGATGAGTATCCAGCATGATAATCCGAATGAAGTGGGGATGACGGGTTTGCTAGGTTTGCCATCTGCCTATCACAGTATGCACCAATCAGAAGTGTTGGTTTTACTGGGTACCGATTTCCCTTATGAACAGTTTTTACCTACCGATATTAAGATTGTACAACTGGATACCAAACCGGAGCGTATTGGCCGTCGGGCTAAAGTAAGTATGGGTTTATGCGGAACTACCGAAGATACGCTGAAAGCTTTGCTGCCTTTAATTGAGCAAAAAAACGATGATAGTTTCCTGCAAACGCAACTGAAATTCTACGATAAGGTAAAAGATAACCTGCAGACTTATGTAGACGATAAGGGCAAAAAAAATAAAATCCACCCCGAATATGTAGCGGCAACGTTGAATAAACTGGCCACTAACGATGCTATTTTTACAGTTGATACAGGGATGTGCTGTGTTTGGGGAGCAAGATATATTCACGCTACAGGCAAGCGCAGTATGCTGGGTTCGTTTAACCACGGTTCAATGGCTAATGCTATGCCGCATGCTATTGGTGCTGCATTAACCTGCCCCGACAGGCAAGTGATTGCTATGTGCGGCGATGGCGGCATTTCGATGTTGCTGGGCGATCTGGCTACTATTTCGCAATATAACCTGCCGATCAAGATTGTGGTATTTAACAATCGCTCTTTAGGGATGGTGAAACTGGAAATGGAAGTTGCCGGCCTGCCTGATTATCAAACCGATATGCATAACCCCGACTTTGCAATGGTTGCACAAGCAATGGGTATTAAAGGCGTAACCGTGAACGATCCTGATATGGTTGAACAAGCCATCCGCGAAGCGTTAATGTTTAACGGCCCTGTACTGCTTAACGTTATGACAGATCCTAACGCCCTCGCTATGCCACCAAAAGTAGAATTTGAGCAGATAAAAGGCATGGCATTATCGATGTCCAAATTAATTCTAAACGGACAGATGGATGAAGTACTGGAAACAGTAAAATCAAACATTAAGCACGTGAAGGACCTTTTGTAG
- a CDS encoding alpha/beta hydrolase family protein translates to MHPHMRYTMQMIQNKTYTIPGSKGRLMLADLTYNDDNPNAPLIIFVHGFKGFKDWGTHHLVARYFAENGYRVLKFNFSHNGTTPDTPLEFSDLIAFSENTFSIELDDLKYMIDFAAGGSAMPVADQVILLGHSMGGGISIIKAAEDKRVSHLITMASVADFHNLWPKQLEAQWRLMGTFNFPNHRTGQEMPVKATLLDDIDRYSARLNILAQAASVKQPWLIVHGTADTTVAVSHAYDLKRMQPNAELLILPNADHVFDASHPYFKDILPSALHELCKKAVTFLKANDPKE, encoded by the coding sequence ATGCACCCTCACATGCGTTATACCATGCAAATGATCCAGAATAAAACTTATACCATACCGGGTTCTAAAGGCCGTTTAATGCTGGCCGACCTTACTTATAATGATGATAATCCTAATGCGCCGCTTATTATTTTTGTGCATGGCTTTAAGGGGTTTAAAGATTGGGGCACACATCACCTCGTAGCCCGTTACTTTGCCGAAAATGGTTACCGTGTTTTGAAATTCAATTTCTCACATAATGGCACCACACCCGATACACCTTTAGAATTTAGCGACCTGATTGCTTTTAGCGAAAATACATTTTCTATCGAACTGGATGATTTGAAATATATGATCGATTTTGCTGCCGGTGGTTCGGCCATGCCTGTTGCTGATCAGGTAATATTACTCGGGCATAGCATGGGTGGCGGTATCAGCATTATTAAAGCTGCGGAAGATAAACGTGTAAGCCATTTAATTACCATGGCTTCGGTTGCCGACTTTCATAACCTATGGCCTAAACAACTGGAAGCGCAATGGCGCTTAATGGGTACATTTAATTTCCCCAACCATCGTACCGGGCAGGAAATGCCGGTAAAGGCAACGCTGTTGGATGATATTGATAGATATTCGGCACGATTAAATATACTGGCGCAAGCAGCCAGTGTAAAACAGCCCTGGTTAATTGTACACGGCACTGCAGACACAACCGTTGCCGTAAGCCATGCATACGATTTAAAGCGCATGCAGCCCAACGCTGAATTATTGATATTGCCTAATGCGGATCATGTATTCGATGCATCGCATCCTTATTTTAAAGACATCTTACCGTCAGCTTTGCATGAATTGTGCAAAAAGGCTGTAACATTTTTAAAAGCAAACGATCCGAAAGAATAA
- a CDS encoding DUF2683 family protein — protein METMIMHPKNKEQLSALKAIAKALKIDFETKKSPYDPEFVKKILDGEEDVKNGKGVKIAVEDLWK, from the coding sequence ATGGAAACAATGATCATGCATCCAAAGAATAAAGAGCAATTATCTGCTTTAAAGGCAATTGCAAAAGCGCTGAAAATTGATTTTGAAACTAAGAAAAGTCCTTATGATCCAGAATTTGTAAAAAAGATCTTAGATGGGGAAGAGGATGTTAAGAATGGCAAGGGTGTTAAAATTGCCGTAGAAGATTTATGGAAGTAG
- a CDS encoding MBL fold metallo-hydrolase translates to MPINLKGSRKEGPKYMNPILTDEAGFGKMPSILWDYMTNKAESVPKKTLGPFKTNPEIFNTPPESGLRITWIGHSSILIEIDGKRILTDPVWSQRASFSKSFGPKRFFDAPIALDDLPPLDAIIVSHDHYDHFDEATIKYFANLSVPFYTSLGVGFYLEKWGIAKDRITEMDWGDTAKVGDDMTITTTPTRHFSGRGITHRNETLWSAFVIKGNKHNIFFGADSGWFEGFADIGEAYGPFDLTMLEIGAYGKNWPDIHMGPDHASNAHLALKGGLMMPIHWGTFNLALHAWYEPIERLQQLAKEKQIRLFAPEPGQPTQVNDLPFISGWWRKYR, encoded by the coding sequence ATGCCAATCAACTTAAAAGGCTCCCGTAAAGAGGGACCCAAATATATGAACCCCATACTAACTGATGAAGCTGGCTTCGGCAAAATGCCGTCGATTTTATGGGATTACATGACTAACAAGGCCGAAAGTGTTCCGAAGAAAACATTAGGCCCTTTCAAAACCAATCCCGAAATATTTAATACCCCACCAGAGAGCGGTTTACGCATTACCTGGATAGGCCACTCGAGCATATTGATTGAAATTGACGGTAAACGCATTTTAACCGACCCGGTGTGGAGCCAACGCGCATCATTCTCTAAAAGCTTTGGGCCTAAACGTTTCTTTGATGCGCCAATTGCTTTGGATGATCTGCCTCCGCTGGATGCCATCATTGTTTCGCACGATCATTATGATCACTTCGATGAGGCGACTATTAAATATTTCGCAAACCTTTCAGTTCCTTTTTATACCTCATTAGGTGTCGGTTTTTATCTCGAAAAATGGGGTATAGCTAAAGATCGAATTACCGAAATGGATTGGGGCGACACCGCCAAAGTAGGTGACGACATGACAATCACCACCACTCCTACCCGTCACTTTTCGGGTCGTGGGATTACGCATCGCAATGAAACTTTGTGGTCGGCATTTGTGATTAAGGGTAACAAGCACAATATATTTTTCGGTGCCGATTCGGGCTGGTTCGAAGGTTTTGCAGATATAGGCGAAGCCTACGGCCCATTCGATTTAACCATGCTGGAAATTGGCGCTTATGGCAAAAACTGGCCGGATATACACATGGGCCCAGATCATGCATCGAACGCCCACCTTGCCCTCAAAGGCGGCCTGATGATGCCAATCCACTGGGGAACATTTAATCTGGCATTACATGCCTGGTATGAACCCATCGAGCGCTTACAGCAATTAGCCAAAGAAAAACAAATCCGCTTATTCGCACCAGAACCTGGGCAGCCTACGCAGGTTAATGATCTGCCGTTTATTTCGGGCTGGTGGAGAAAGTATAGGTAG
- the ispG gene encoding (E)-4-hydroxy-3-methylbut-2-enyl-diphosphate synthase — protein MDAEALKLLPGRYCNSLTDYSRFITREVNIGDVPMGGNNPIRIQSMTTTDTMDTIGTVEQSIRMIEAGCEYIRITAPSIKEAQNLANIKKELRGRGYTAPLVADIHFTPNAAEVAARIVEKVRVNPGNYADKKKFDILEYTDVEYQGELERINSKFTPLVNICKEYGTAMRIGTNHGSLSDRIMSRYGDTPQGMVESAMEFIRMCEALNYYNLCISMKSSNPQVMVQAYRLLVQTMVAEGMNYPLHLGVTEAGDGEDGRIKSAVGIGTLLEDGLGDTVRVSLTEEPEAEAPVAIALVERYSKRAQRLEAGDQILDMKFPGSDPATQTPQLATEHSPYEYKKRETYEANAFIGGHMVPRVVVDLSKENLKDPAVLNAAGYLYSAMLDKYNMADQSVDFAYMGDQLPSFNFPGNLKQLYNYNTWKTLANKTNAHPLFTLQEYVDADDRTSTLNLVRITNADLDTDLFGQIELDKKLVFVLETTELHGMADQRAFFFKMEEFGLDVPVIVKRSYVFESGSPEVGKTESQEETKSEIKDPTTDNGQQTTLLQLYAATDMGALLVDGFGDGIWIDAPQLPTNIITSTAFGILQATRSRISKTEYISCPSCGRTLFDLQETTQLIRSRTSHLKGLKIGIMGCIVNGPGEMADADYGYVGAGPGKITLYRGKEVVKKNVNTAIAVDELINIIQGDGNWVEPAI, from the coding sequence ATGGATGCTGAAGCATTGAAATTATTACCCGGTCGTTATTGTAATTCGTTAACCGATTATTCGCGTTTTATTACCCGCGAGGTAAACATTGGTGATGTGCCGATGGGAGGGAACAACCCCATCCGCATTCAAAGCATGACGACTACTGATACCATGGATACCATTGGTACAGTAGAGCAATCGATCCGCATGATTGAGGCGGGTTGTGAGTATATTCGTATTACTGCCCCCAGCATTAAGGAAGCACAGAATCTTGCTAATATTAAGAAAGAACTACGTGGGCGTGGCTATACTGCACCTTTGGTGGCCGATATTCACTTCACCCCAAACGCTGCCGAAGTAGCTGCCCGTATTGTTGAAAAGGTGCGTGTAAACCCCGGCAACTATGCCGACAAAAAGAAATTCGATATTTTAGAATATACTGATGTCGAATACCAGGGCGAGTTAGAGCGTATCAACTCTAAATTTACGCCGCTTGTAAACATCTGTAAAGAGTACGGTACTGCCATGCGTATCGGCACCAATCATGGTTCATTAAGCGACCGTATTATGAGCCGTTATGGCGATACCCCGCAGGGAATGGTGGAATCGGCAATGGAGTTTATCCGCATGTGCGAGGCGCTTAATTATTATAATCTGTGCATATCCATGAAATCGAGCAACCCACAGGTAATGGTGCAAGCCTACCGCCTGCTGGTACAAACCATGGTTGCCGAAGGGATGAACTACCCATTGCACCTCGGTGTAACCGAAGCCGGTGATGGCGAAGATGGCCGTATCAAATCTGCCGTGGGTATCGGTACTTTACTGGAAGATGGTTTAGGCGATACCGTCCGCGTTTCGTTAACCGAAGAACCAGAGGCAGAAGCACCGGTTGCTATTGCTTTGGTGGAAAGATATAGCAAAAGAGCACAGAGGTTGGAAGCTGGAGATCAGATTTTAGATATGAAGTTCCCGGGCTCGGACCCCGCAACTCAAACACCGCAACTCGCAACTGAACACTCCCCATACGAATACAAAAAACGCGAAACCTACGAAGCCAACGCTTTCATTGGTGGCCACATGGTGCCTCGCGTGGTGGTTGATCTGTCTAAAGAAAACCTGAAAGATCCTGCGGTGCTGAATGCTGCCGGTTACCTGTATTCGGCCATGCTGGATAAGTATAATATGGCCGATCAGTCGGTTGATTTTGCTTATATGGGCGATCAGTTGCCGTCGTTTAACTTCCCCGGCAATTTAAAGCAGCTGTATAACTACAACACCTGGAAAACGCTGGCTAATAAAACAAATGCGCACCCACTGTTTACCTTACAGGAATACGTTGATGCTGACGACCGTACATCCACTCTAAACCTGGTACGCATCACCAATGCCGATTTGGATACCGATCTATTTGGACAAATTGAGTTAGATAAAAAACTGGTATTTGTACTCGAAACTACCGAACTGCACGGCATGGCCGACCAACGCGCATTCTTCTTTAAAATGGAAGAGTTCGGATTGGATGTACCGGTGATAGTGAAGAGAAGCTACGTTTTTGAGTCCGGAAGTCCGGAAGTCGGAAAGACCGAAAGTCAGGAAGAAACCAAATCCGAAATCAAAGACCCGACAACCGACAACGGACAACAGACAACCCTTCTCCAACTCTACGCCGCTACCGATATGGGTGCTTTACTGGTTGATGGTTTCGGCGATGGTATCTGGATTGATGCACCTCAGTTGCCGACTAATATTATTACTTCTACCGCTTTCGGGATTCTGCAGGCAACCCGCTCACGAATTTCAAAAACCGAATATATCTCGTGCCCAAGCTGCGGTCGAACACTATTTGATTTGCAGGAAACTACGCAGTTGATCCGCAGCCGTACCAGTCACCTTAAAGGTCTAAAGATTGGTATTATGGGCTGCATCGTAAACGGCCCCGGTGAAATGGCTGATGCCGATTATGGATATGTAGGTGCTGGCCCAGGTAAAATTACTTTGTACCGGGGTAAAGAAGTGGTTAAAAAGAATGTGAATACTGCTATCGCCGTTGATGAGCTGATTAATATTATTCAGGGTGATGGTAATTGGGTTGAACCGGCTATTTAA
- a CDS encoding Txe/YoeB family addiction module toxin, which translates to MEVVFTPQAVQDLRYWKQSGNKAIQKKVQQPIIAIQENPFEGIGKPEPLKHELSGFWPRRIDREHRIVYKYMTRIKL; encoded by the coding sequence ATGGAAGTAGTATTTACTCCACAAGCTGTACAAGATTTAAGATATTGGAAGCAGTCGGGCAATAAAGCGATTCAGAAGAAAGTCCAACAACCAATAATTGCGATTCAAGAAAATCCGTTTGAAGGTATTGGAAAACCAGAGCCGTTAAAACATGAGTTATCCGGTTTTTGGCCTCGTAGAATTGATCGGGAACATCGTATTGTCTACAAATATATGACCAGGATAAAATTGTGA
- the hemA gene encoding glutamyl-tRNA reductase, with product MKYLKVIAFTHKQIELKELGKLVICQEDLTPKLKQVKELFDIPEIFYLSTCNRVAFVMATPQVIDRDFTRKFFHALDMGLCPGYTETFLDAANIYEDQDALNHLLRTSCSLESLIVGEKEILAQLRKAYESCRMAGLTDDYLRMVMGCVVKAAKEVYTHTNISKNPISVVSLAYRKLKDLKLSPNARILIIGAGETNRNISKYLQKHKYSNFSVFNRTLGSAQELALELKGEAYDLEALKTYKKGFDVIITCTASTQPIITPEIYASLLNGDTDKKTIVDLAIPNDTDPEVLVNFPVNFIEVHSLNEIAKKNMQERYQELVHAEKIIAENIHDFIPQLKQRRIEVAMRQVPEKIKEIRNTAINSVFAEEVQGMDQQSREILEKVMNYMEKKYISVPMVMAKEILIANN from the coding sequence TTGAAGTATTTAAAGGTTATAGCATTTACGCATAAGCAGATCGAACTGAAGGAACTGGGAAAACTGGTTATTTGTCAGGAAGATCTGACTCCCAAGCTTAAGCAGGTAAAAGAATTATTTGATATTCCAGAGATATTTTACCTTTCTACCTGTAACCGTGTTGCCTTTGTAATGGCTACCCCGCAAGTTATCGACCGCGATTTTACCCGTAAATTTTTCCACGCTTTAGATATGGGCCTTTGCCCTGGTTACACCGAAACCTTCCTGGATGCTGCTAATATCTACGAAGATCAGGATGCACTAAACCACTTGCTGCGTACCTCATGCTCTTTAGAAAGCTTAATTGTTGGCGAAAAAGAAATTTTAGCCCAGTTACGCAAAGCTTACGAAAGTTGCCGCATGGCAGGTTTAACAGACGATTACCTGCGCATGGTAATGGGCTGTGTTGTTAAAGCTGCTAAAGAAGTTTATACCCATACCAATATTTCTAAAAATCCTATTTCGGTTGTATCGTTAGCTTACCGTAAGCTTAAGGATTTGAAGCTTTCTCCAAACGCCCGTATCTTAATTATCGGCGCGGGAGAAACCAACCGTAATATTTCTAAATATCTGCAAAAGCATAAGTACTCTAACTTCTCGGTATTTAACCGTACGTTGGGTAGCGCACAAGAGTTGGCCTTAGAATTAAAAGGCGAAGCTTATGATCTGGAAGCTCTAAAAACCTATAAAAAAGGTTTCGATGTAATTATTACCTGTACTGCATCAACTCAGCCGATCATCACACCAGAAATCTACGCTTCGCTACTGAATGGCGATACTGATAAGAAAACGATCGTTGATTTAGCCATCCCTAATGATACCGATCCGGAAGTATTGGTTAATTTCCCGGTTAACTTTATCGAGGTTCACTCGCTGAACGAGATTGCTAAAAAGAATATGCAGGAGCGTTACCAGGAATTGGTACACGCAGAAAAAATCATCGCAGAAAACATCCACGACTTTATACCTCAGCTAAAGCAACGCCGCATCGAAGTGGCTATGCGCCAGGTTCCTGAGAAGATCAAAGAGATCCGTAACACTGCCATCAATTCTGTATTTGCAGAAGAGGTGCAAGGTATGGATCAGCAATCGCGCGAAATACTTGAAAAAGTAATGAATTACATGGAGAAAAAGTACATCAGTGTACCCATGGTAATGGCGAAAGAGATCTTGATCGCAAATAACTAA